A single genomic interval of Helicobacter jaachi harbors:
- the ruvA gene encoding Holliday junction branch migration protein RuvA: MIVGLKGRVQKLEPMYIELDVNGVVYGVQMSLNATSHLKAQINGDTQRHISIICAQIVREDAHLLFGFCEEIEKQTFERLIKISGVGPKVALAILSTYTPSHFAKIIADKDIDALKKVPGIGAKGAGKIMVDVAGFFAKLIQTQEGNLSAQNTLKDEAALALQSLGFKGSEIQRVLEGIEASNVSDMVKQALKKLA; this comes from the coding sequence ATGATAGTTGGGCTAAAAGGCAGGGTGCAAAAATTAGAGCCAATGTATATTGAACTGGATGTAAATGGCGTAGTCTATGGCGTGCAAATGTCGCTCAATGCCACTTCACATCTTAAAGCCCAAATCAATGGGGATACTCAAAGGCATATCTCTATCATTTGCGCGCAGATAGTGCGCGAAGATGCGCATTTGCTCTTTGGATTCTGTGAGGAGATAGAAAAGCAGACATTTGAGCGGCTCATTAAAATTAGCGGTGTGGGACCAAAGGTAGCTCTAGCCATTCTCTCCACATACACGCCAAGTCACTTTGCTAAAATCATTGCCGATAAAGATATTGATGCGCTTAAAAAAGTACCGGGCATTGGCGCCAAGGGGGCGGGGAAAATTATGGTTGATGTCGCGGGCTTTTTTGCTAAGCTCATTCAAACGCAAGAGGGTAATTTATCTGCGCAAAACACCCTTAAAGATGAAGCGGCGCTCGCCCTGCAATCATTAGGCTTTAAGGGTAGCGAAATTCAAAGGGTGCTTGAGGGCATTGAGGCATCAAATGTTTCAGATATGGTCAAGCAAGCCTTAAAAAAGCTCGCATAG